In Stigmatopora nigra isolate UIUO_SnigA chromosome 5, RoL_Snig_1.1, whole genome shotgun sequence, the genomic window ATATCCTTTGACCCACCTGTTCAGTCTCAGCAGCAGCTCCTGGCTCTTCTCCCAGTTTCACCCATATTGGATTGTGAGAGTCACTAACTGGTGAAAAGTTTTCACATTCTTCCATACATGCCCCCTGTTGACTATCCTCATAATGTTCCAAGAAACTGTGGGCATCATCTTGGTTGTATGAAACTGACACAACAGCATCCATTTCCTCTTTGAGAGGATGGAAGCAAGGGTTGGACGTGTTCCCAATTTCTACACATTGCAGCAACCCCATCACGTCTCTCTGGTGGCTTTCAGAAAACAACAATCCTGTAGTTTCACCGCTGTCATCTGGCAGGTTTGCTATTGAAGCACATAGCTCGAGATCGCCAAAATTGGACTGTTGATGCTCAGTGAAGCAAGAATCATCATTTTTATCCACTAGCTGAAGTTGGCAAAGCAATCTTTGGATACGGTTGTGGTCTTCATCAACTTGTATTTGCTGGGCTACCTCACCCTCCACTTCCGTTCCATAATCATCATATGAAGTTGTCTCTTGGTCATCTCCATCTTCTTCTAATTGCACTTGATTGGTCTTTTCTGAATCGGTTTGGTCTGGCGATGCCTCCTGTCGGTTTACATCAGAAAGCACGCTGGCATCATCTATTGGAACCTCACCGGAGTTGATCTTTTCTGCAGAGGGGAAGTTGCCATCTTCCAGTTCTTCAGTGGAACCGATTTCAGCAGAGGAGTCGGACTTCCAGTCTAAGGGAGGAGGCTCCATCATGTTGTAAGAGTCCAATTCCACTACCTGTGAATCGACCTCAATCGCATCAGGCCCTCGGTCAAGAGAAGTCAATGGAGGAGTGTCTGAAGTTGCAGGGGGTGATACAGCAGAGCACGGGTCCATTTTTTGTACCTGTTGAAAGCCCACGTGTCACTTTATTTGTAAATTCAGACAAAACCAGCATCTATTTCCATTGGAATGTaatcaaaaatattgaaaatgatgCTAACCCATAGAGTTAGTATGGAATGCAAGTAAATTTTAATATCTACCTTAACATCTATCTGAGAAAGCTCTTAATTCACACTGAAGCTTATTGCAGATATGCCAAATTTATAAAAACCTAGCTAAGGAAATGGACAAAGTGGAGGGATCTAATCATTATTGTCTACCAATAGTTCCTTGGCGATCTGCCTGTATATCGCGATATAAGTAATAGCCACGCCTGATCTACATCTACAACACATGGCTATCAAGATAAGAAGCCCAAAGTACAGAGACAACATGTGAAAGGACAATTGCATGGTAATTTAGAGAACATGTACCAATAAAAGTCACTATTGAAACTTAACACTAAATTGGGAGCAGGCCAAACGTGTgcttaaatgaatataaatgacaTAAATGGGTCTTGTCATACAAAATTCTgtaattgtttcatttttgctGCTCTCAGATGTCAACGTGGAAGCGTGAAACTAAAAACAAGTTGAAATGAGCCGTGAGCTAATTGACTAGCGGCAAATGGCCCAGGACTTGCAGAGAACTTCAAAAAGTGTGGCGATATAAACTCGACAAAACTAAAATGTACATGTGGTATAGAAaaagagtttttaaaaaaatacatcagacCTGATAGATCACGTCTCTATGGCACTTTCTTTGTGCTCCGGCGAAGCTTGACTAATATATTGACGTGTCGGGATCATATCCCAAATGTGATTATATTCACCATACTAACATGGATAccataaaaacataaaagtaaaaaaactcAACTAAAAAAAGACGCAGTTCgggtaaaaatgtaaattcagcatgcaaaaaaaatggtttgttaTTCAGTCGCTGACGCTGCGCTGGAACTGCCTGTGGTGCGTTTATGAattcttgtttttattaattttgcaAATAAGGGAAAATCTCGCAGGACAAATGACTAACTTTTGAATCATGATAGGTTTTTGTAAGTACTCGAATCTTTAATCAAAggatttaaaatatttacaccACGCCATAAATTGGCATTGTGTTATATATATACAAGATGGGGTGATTGAAAGTAAAGAATACGCGATCATTTGAATGCACCATGAGCTCAATATAGTTCACGTCACCATGGTGTCGCAGTCATACTCAGTAGAAAAAGAACACATCGATTGAGAATGTCATTACTATTgtagtttttaaaaagacaatccCAAAATAAAGCtataattttatttgtattattttaatataataaagttGTACCTTCTTCTGTCCACATAAGTGAAGTAAAGAATTTGCAAATAGGTGTTCATTACAGAACACACATCTATCATTCAGCAGTTCACGTTTAATCGCCGTCTATATGGAGCTTAATCAAACCAACGAGAGAGGAGACAGTGCCCATCAGCCCTACGAGCCAAGGTGGGAATTTTCCGGCCCACAGGAAGCCAGGTGGCATCCAGTGGATAGCGTTACTGAGATCAGTCATACATCCAAAGACACACAACAGCTCCACTTGCATTTGCTTGTGGATCTGATGGCGGCTGTgcgaattgggaaaaaaaacatccaaaatgtgttaaaaaatatcTCATGTGCTGTCCTTCAAAAATATCACCAATGTATATCTACCATAAAATGAAAGGCATAAATAAAGCACCTGCTTGCATCTTTGTCACATTTCCTAAGCTTCTGCTTGAGCAGCATCAGAATTCGGACTGacctgaaacacacacacacacatgcgttcGTTTTATCACGATCGAATATGAAATGGGTTGAAGAGAACCAAACTCCAAAATCGggtgtatatttttttgggatggaTGACTTTACCTGAGTATCCCCAACAGTAGTGAAGTTCCCCAAAGCACCGTGCCAAAGAGCCACCATCTTTCTGATTTGACTCGAACAAGATGAGCATCGGCGGCCCAGGCCACGTGTTCGCATGGGTAGTAGAGCTGGTCGGCCATGTTTGTCAGTACTGATATCCAGCGGACAATTCCatctttttccttcaaaaacatACAATGAGTAAATTGTGGCATCACCTGAAAGCACCTTGACATAATCAAACCTATATAATAATCCTCGTGGTCAGTGAAATCCTTTCCTTTCCAATTGCGACTTGAACGCCCCCCTCTTCAACccgtttcatatttttattattgttcatATGTGTCAATAATAGAAGAAGCAGTAACCTGTGATCCAAATCCATAGCTGTGGGAATAAGCCAACATGGATACATCATCAAACAGCCTCAGCACTGTCCTGCAGTGACTTAACTGGGCAGAAAACAGAAGCAGACTTTTCCCAAGGTTATGGGATGAAACATCTGCCTCTTCCTTACGTGAAAGAATGCCTCCAATCAACTGGGAGCCATAGCAGAAAGTCCTAATCTGCAAGcagaaaaaacaagaaaatgatttTGCCATTCATACTTAACTCTCGTGTATGTGATATTGGTGTCGGAGTCTTGGATTCCGCCACAATGACATACaccctggagtcagctgggataggctccagcaccccccgcgacccttgtgaggatatgcggttaataaaatgaataactaaATATATACATGAACCACTATCATTCACCAGATGCAATTCTAACAAtacataaacattttattttcaatataagAAACTATTCTTTCAGCAAAGATGCAAATAGTTAAAGAAGTGCAGGTACATCATGACttacaatacacatttttttatttaagattcTTACCAAGTTgctaataataaaatactgtacattttttgaatttctgtGAAGGTGCATGACCAAGAAAGGGACACTACTCACGACTTTATCTCTTCCCCTGTAGGACTCTAGCAGCCGAACAAGAGAGTCGACGGAGTGCTGCATGTCTTTCACTAATACATGTAGACTaccaaacacacaaaacaatggaaaataaaCAGTTTAACTGGACGAGAATGTCATCCTTGAACGCAAAGCTCTTTACTTTACATCCTTGTTTTGCTTTTCACCAGCTGGACTTTGACCACGAACAACTCAGACTAAAAAAGTCGATCACCAAACGTTTGCATTTCTACTTTCCCCATTTGTAACTGGGCATCAGTGCCCTCTAGCGGACAAAAAGTTTACGACCATCCCTTTATAtaataaatcaaacttaaacTCAAGAGATGcactccaaataaaaaaaaactacagatttaaatgaatttaaaaaacatttctgaaCTAAAATAATTCTGAAGTCTCtgctgaaatgtaaaaaaaggcaaaaacttGAATTATTGCCATCTGTGTTGAGAACAAAAATACTAAGGAGTATAAAACTACCATCCATAAGTAATTTAGTTTTCATTGAAGTACAagatgtaaaaataattttacatcatttcatttcttggcggtggtggtgggaaATCATCACTTGATAGTTGAAAACCATCATAGAAACAATCTGTAGAGCAATGATAAATGGTGTTATTGAttcaatagtaaaaaaaataaaccatttgCCTTGTTCAGGATTTACACTGTCACTTACTTGCATTGGGAATCCAACTGCAATTATAAAGAAACACACGTTacataaataatagataaaagTTGCCGAATAATACTAGACAAAGACGCTACTATACCTGTTATTGGACTCCATGTAGAACACCTGTGGCGGCCCAGGCGGTGGAGGAGGTAATATTTTTTCCTCAGTTCTTCTGGTTAATTGTAAGAATTCCCGCTTTGCAGCCTCACAGTCAACATCCACACATGTGTTGCTGATATATCCATCTGTGGATGAAAAAGGGTTATTTTTAACAAAGGATCTTGACCCCCATGTATTTTTGCACATTCCCCATGACACTTACACTTTCCATCCATGGAACGAGCCAACCACTTGCCCTCCGGGTTATTTTTTACGCGGAGGATTTCTACACTGTTACCTTGGTAGACCCTGAGGTCATCTTCGCCTCCACCGTACCAGTCTTGGCAAACTTTGGCAGTGTAAAGAATTTCTTCCTCGGCGTGCAACTGGCGTGAAATAAAAGAGGTGAAATGACTCTTTGTTTTTACTTATTGTATGTAATATTATAACAAATGGGTTTGTCATCTATTGTCATCGAAAACAGCCAATGGATGTGAAATAAGAGGTAAAATTAGGATTAAAATATTACCTGGAATTTTCTCCTATGCTCGTAATCTCTTTTCTGTTCCTCCATCTTTTTGTCAAGATTCACCCTCACTTGATCCCTggattatataatattttttaataggtgcaaacaaaaaaacaacaacaaaaaaacagcacatttaTTAAGTAAGCCACTTTTTTAGTCATAATGGTCAATTTTATAGATCACTAAAGAGGTCATTTTTTGGCAGTGATAGAAACATTCcactgtaaaagaaaaagctgCCAAAAATGTGCTAACTTgatattttaaagtcaatgcaaCAAGAAAGATAAATtgtgaaaatttaaaatattaaattgtgtGATTTTAGCCCTAACTTTACTCCTAAAGCCTTGAAAGGAGTGCACTTGTTTACGTATTGCATTGCTTCTGAGtctttttataattatttgacATTCTGTTTACTTCCCTTAAATCCCTTTTACTTGAAATAAGTTTTGCTATTCTTGTCTCAGAATTTCAAGTTCCGCTGATAATTATTATTTACAGTGTAGGGGCCtccaaatgagatttttttttggttcatggGCAAACAATTTTGAGGTAAACTTACTCATCAATGTGCTCATAGATGTCCCATTCACCCTGcaagacaaattaaaaatgaaattaggCCACTTCCCAACAAGATATACATacagaaaaatgcattattGCATAGAATAGAATCTTTattgtaaaatgattaaattatgTAAGATTTAAGGCTACCTGTCTTTATTTTatgcacaaacatacacacacacacacacacacacacacacacaccaactaTGCACACATCTATGACCTTAGTTTGTGTTGTctttactttaaagtttaaatttGTTGCACTTACGCTCTCTGTCCCATGTGAACTACTGTTGTTCCTGTATTCTGACAAAACATAAATGGTAAGCGTTTGGGAGTTATGGAGTGAAAAGcattcaaaatatatacatctaaTAGAAGACAAAAATCtaattgtgtgattttttttggtcatttcaccacttttaaagtacaaaaagtctcgtaattcttttgacaacattgttacgctgttgctaatcaatcagtatcaataAAATTatgtaatgaaaaacaaaattatgattaaagtgatGCTAAAGGTCGCGTCAACGCCACAGTGTCGACGTGAcactcctattggtgcatttgggACTTAATTCTCTCACCagtaattttaatatttgacctcacaggttagtggagagccatatgcacccatagaaagagccacatatggctcccgagccatgtgcacacatggaaagagccacatatggctcccgagccatagtttcGCTACCCCTGGGCTACATTGTTGTGGATGAAGAGCGATAAGGAAATTGACTAAATTAGATCTTATTTCATATGTAATTACAAATTTAATTGTACCTGCTTCCTCCAAGTTTGCAATGTCATCATAACTGCCATTATTGACGTCCCTGTAGAAAAAGGAATGAATCTTACACAAACATGTCTCAAAATACACTGTACTCACACAGAGGTCACTTGCTTCTCTTGCCTGCTCGGGTTGAAGGTTTGTGGAAGGAGATTTGATGGACTGGTCACTCCAAGTGCAGATATTTGTCTTGGCTCGGAGCCTGAGGAATCATTTTGGGTGGTTGTGTCAATTTTGGAAAATGACCAGCAcaacaacaacccaaaaaaactgaaaatggaggatttttctaaagaaaacaaaatgccGCTTGCTGTATATGTAGTTAGGGGAAAAATATGCCTATTGAAACTAACATTAACACTTTGGAAATTTCAATAAACTTCAATAAACCCTAATGTGCGCTTTGGAAATATTGGAGCAAAGTGGACTACCTGGAAAACCGCAAAATTGCTTAATATACATTTGTCATATTCATACCTTCatattctgtactgcttatcctcacaaggattgcagggggtgctggagcttacccCGGCTAACGAATGgcacaacaccctgaattggtggctattCGGTCACTGGttatttattatatctattttgccaattaatttttatattgcgctttcctttttttcctgacaaCATTAATTTAGCATCACTTCACATTTTTTATGGCAATTAGTTTATAAGTGTGTTGATCCGAATaccaggtttttatttttaaaaaaaattaaatgtgctgATTTGGGACAATGTGTGTTGTAGTAAATCTACATTTTTGGTGTCATAAATGCCATAAGTACAACTGATAAAAATGTGGATGACATCTGCCAATCACCTACTAAACTATTGCCATAGAAGCACCAAGCAACATTATGAATAATGCATTCACAAGCATATCATATCTTTAAAGAATATTGTAAGTATTTAGAAAAATGTGAGGGGCATACTCACTTTTGTGAGCAAGCAGTGGCCAAGCAGGCCTGCTGATGTTCTGGAATTGCTGAAGATGAATGTTGCGAGGTCGTTTAGGTTTCAAGGGAAGGGGTCCTTCTGGGGGGAGCGGCTTTCTAAGTGGAATGACATCACTTGTGCTCCTCAGTTGCAGTGGCAGAGTTGAAGTCGGCACTAGAGAGGGGGCAATTGAACCTACTAGAGCCTTCCCCAACATCATTTTTTCTAGCATCTCCCCTGTGTGTTTGACGTTATTAGAATTTGACGGGTAGGGggtacgtttttttgtattcGGCTCGGGGG contains:
- the pex11g gene encoding peroxisomal membrane protein 11C produces the protein MQHSVDSLVRLLESYRGRDKVIRTFCYGSQLIGGILSRKEEADVSSHNLGKSLLLFSAQLSHCRTVLRLFDDVSMLAYSHSYGFGSQEKDGIVRWISVLTNMADQLYYPCEHVAWAADAHLVRVKSERWWLFGTVLWGTSLLLGILRSVRILMLLKQKLRKCDKDASSRHQIHKQMQVELLCVFGCMTDLSNAIHWMPPGFLWAGKFPPWLVGLMGTVSSLVGLIKLHIDGD
- the LOC144197073 gene encoding uncharacterized protein LOC144197073 isoform X2; its protein translation is MFRHQHNLTFVKTLHGIMEDNVNVQALRARFSRSSSSGTISNPSTSPRRSLVRSIPSTAERDVFLPTASPPDFPHVPEPYMVKHQRGEAKAAPTPPEPNTKKRTPYPSNSNNVKHTGEMLEKMMLGKALVGSIAPSLVPTSTLPLQLRSTSDVIPLRKPLPPEGPLPLKPKRPRNIHLQQFQNISRPAWPLLAHKSSEPRQISALGVTSPSNLLPQTFNPSRQEKQVTSVDVNNGSYDDIANLEEAEYRNNSSSHGTESGEWDIYEHIDEDQVRVNLDKKMEEQKRDYEHRRKFQLHAEEEILYTAKVCQDWYGGGEDDLRVYQDGYISNTCVDVDCEAAKREFLQLTRRTEEKILPPPPPGPPQVFYMESNNSWIPNANCFYDGFQLSSDDFPPPPPRNEMM
- the LOC144197073 gene encoding uncharacterized protein LOC144197073 isoform X1, producing the protein MFRHQHNLTFVKTLHGIMEDNVNVQALRARFSRSSSSGTISNPSTSPRRSLVRSIPSTAERDVFLPTASPPDFPHVPEPYMVKHQRGEAKAAPTPPEPNTKKRTPYPSNSNNVKHTGEMLEKMMLGKALVGSIAPSLVPTSTLPLQLRSTSDVIPLRKPLPPEGPLPLKPKRPRNIHLQQFQNISRPAWPLLAHKSSEPRQISALGVTSPSNLLPQTFNPSRQEKQVTSVDVNNGSYDDIANLEEAEYRNNSSSHGTESGEWDIYEHIDEDQVRVNLDKKMEEQKRDYEHRRKFQLHAEEEILYTAKVCQDWYGGGEDDLRVYQGNSVEILRVKNNPEGKWLARSMDGKYGYISNTCVDVDCEAAKREFLQLTRRTEEKILPPPPPGPPQVFYMESNNSWIPNANCFYDGFQLSSDDFPPPPPRNEMM